The following are encoded together in the Desulfovibrio sp. Huiquan2017 genome:
- a CDS encoding XRE family transcriptional regulator yields the protein MEQYKEIAPRLVGVREGVGWTPKEMADLLGVSEEKVTGYESGTIEIPVGYLLDVSRLCRVDLTTLISGREPHLKSYSLVRKDEGFSVDRRKDYDYKSLGYKFAGREMEPFLITVPPKSGEDMTETSHRGQEFIYVLEGRLEVRLGGEPIIVEPGDSFYFNSETPHALRGLDGKSVRFLDVIL from the coding sequence ATGGAACAGTACAAGGAGATCGCGCCCCGTCTGGTGGGCGTGCGCGAAGGCGTCGGCTGGACGCCCAAGGAGATGGCCGACCTGCTCGGCGTGAGCGAGGAGAAGGTCACTGGCTACGAGTCCGGGACCATCGAGATTCCGGTGGGCTATCTGCTGGACGTGTCCCGGCTGTGCCGTGTGGACCTGACCACGCTCATTTCCGGCCGCGAGCCGCACCTGAAGTCCTATTCGCTGGTGCGCAAGGACGAGGGCTTCTCCGTGGACCGGCGCAAGGACTACGACTACAAGTCCCTGGGCTACAAATTCGCCGGACGCGAGATGGAGCCCTTCCTGATCACGGTCCCGCCCAAGTCCGGCGAGGACATGACCGAGACCTCCCACCGGGGCCAGGAATTCATCTACGTGCTCGAAGGTCGTCTGGAGGTGCGTCTCGGCGGTGAGCCGATCATCGTCGAGCCCGGCGATTCATTTTATTTCAACTCGGAAACGCCCCATGCCCTGCGCGGCCTGGATGGCAAATCCGTTCGTTTTCTCGACGTGATTCTATAG
- a CDS encoding AMP-binding protein, translating into MSALREITLGNLLNEIAGQHPDTEAVVYVDRDFRLTYREFDELTDTIAKGLMGLGVKKGEKVAIWANNVPYWVALQFATAKIGAVLLTVNTHYRSHELEYLLRHSETENLFIIGQYRDHDYLTTTYEQIPELRTQERGQLRSEKFPHLKRVFFLGHEKHRGMYSIPELQAMAAMVSDEQYAERQASLDPHDVVNMQYTSGTTGFPKGVQLTHYNILNNGYWIGANQKFVPGDRLCLPVPLFHCFGCVLGVMAAVNHGVTMVILEDFLPLDVMAAIDQERCTAVYGVPTMYIAILDHPLFSRFDYSSLRTGIMAGSPCPVEVMKRVIEQMNMREITICYGLTEASPVMSQTVVGDSLKHMTETVGRAMPEIEVRVVNPETNEECPPCEVGEVCCRGYNVMKGYYNNEPATRAAIDDEGWLHSGDLGVMAEDGYLTITGRLKDMIIRGGENIYPREIEEFLYQMDGVLDVQVAGVPSGKFGEECGAFVIRKGDADLEAEDVIDYCRGKIARYKIPKYVTFVEAYPMTASGKIQKYKLRELAADLWPDA; encoded by the coding sequence ATGAGTGCACTTCGAGAAATTACCCTCGGAAACCTGCTGAACGAGATCGCGGGACAACACCCGGACACCGAGGCCGTGGTCTACGTGGATCGGGATTTCCGCCTGACCTACCGGGAATTCGACGAATTGACCGACACCATCGCCAAGGGGCTGATGGGGCTCGGCGTCAAGAAAGGCGAAAAGGTGGCCATATGGGCCAACAACGTGCCTTACTGGGTGGCCTTGCAGTTCGCCACGGCCAAGATCGGGGCGGTCCTGCTCACGGTCAACACCCACTATCGCTCCCATGAACTGGAATATCTGCTCCGCCACTCCGAGACCGAGAACCTGTTCATCATCGGCCAATACCGTGACCACGATTACCTGACCACCACCTACGAGCAGATTCCGGAACTGCGCACCCAGGAGCGCGGCCAGCTCAGAAGCGAGAAGTTCCCGCATTTGAAGCGGGTCTTCTTCCTGGGCCACGAAAAACATAGGGGCATGTACTCCATCCCCGAGCTCCAGGCCATGGCCGCCATGGTTTCGGACGAGCAATACGCCGAACGGCAGGCTTCCCTGGACCCGCACGACGTGGTCAACATGCAGTACACCTCGGGCACCACCGGGTTCCCCAAGGGCGTGCAGCTGACCCATTACAACATCCTCAACAACGGGTACTGGATCGGCGCGAACCAGAAGTTCGTGCCCGGCGACCGGCTTTGCCTGCCCGTGCCGCTGTTCCATTGCTTCGGCTGCGTGCTCGGGGTTATGGCCGCGGTCAACCACGGGGTGACCATGGTCATCCTGGAGGACTTCCTGCCCCTCGACGTCATGGCCGCCATCGACCAGGAACGGTGTACCGCCGTGTACGGCGTGCCGACCATGTACATCGCCATCCTTGACCATCCGCTGTTCTCGCGTTTCGACTACTCGTCGCTGCGCACCGGGATCATGGCCGGTTCGCCCTGCCCGGTGGAGGTCATGAAGCGGGTCATCGAGCAGATGAACATGCGCGAGATCACCATTTGTTACGGGTTGACGGAAGCCAGCCCGGTCATGAGCCAGACCGTGGTGGGCGATTCGCTCAAGCACATGACCGAAACCGTGGGCCGGGCCATGCCCGAGATCGAGGTCCGGGTGGTTAATCCCGAGACCAACGAGGAATGCCCTCCCTGCGAGGTCGGCGAGGTTTGCTGTCGGGGCTACAACGTCATGAAGGGCTACTACAACAACGAGCCGGCCACCCGGGCGGCCATCGACGACGAGGGCTGGCTGCATTCGGGAGACCTCGGGGTCATGGCCGAGGACGGCTACCTGACCATCACCGGCCGCCTCAAGGACATGATCATCCGGGGCGGCGAGAACATCTACCCGCGCGAGATCGAGGAATTCCTGTACCAGATGGACGGCGTTCTCGATGTGCAAGTGGCGGGCGTGCCGAGCGGCAAGTTCGGCGAGGAATGCGGCGCCTTCGTCATCAGGAAGGGCGACGCGGACCTGGAGGCCGAGGACGTCATCGACTACTGTCGGGGCAAGATCGCCCGGTACAAGATTCCGAAATACGTGACGTTCGTGGAGGCCTATCCCATGACCGCCTCGGGCAAGATCCAGAAATACAAGCTCCGCGAACTGGCCGCCGACCTGTGGCCGGACGCGTAG
- a CDS encoding XRE family transcriptional regulator — protein sequence MSTIGKRIRAYREKQNLSIEELSDRTTLSGDFIRAVEEEDMYPSLRPLVKLARALGVRLGTFMDDLVSSDPLITRLDEREEELVMHPDGKETGLIFHSLGKGKTDRHMEPFFIELLPESARDESLSSHEGEEFIVVHSGKLRVRYAQEEKILEAGDSVYFNSIVPHNVACGGDEKAEIYAVLYFPE from the coding sequence ATGAGTACGATCGGGAAGAGGATTCGCGCCTATCGTGAGAAGCAGAATCTGAGCATTGAGGAGTTGTCCGACAGAACCACTCTGTCCGGGGATTTCATCCGTGCCGTGGAAGAGGAGGACATGTACCCCTCCTTGCGGCCTTTGGTAAAGCTGGCCCGCGCCCTAGGCGTCCGCCTGGGCACCTTCATGGACGACCTCGTTTCGAGCGACCCGTTGATCACCCGTTTGGACGAGCGCGAGGAGGAGCTGGTCATGCACCCCGACGGCAAGGAGACCGGGCTGATCTTCCACTCCCTGGGCAAGGGCAAGACCGACCGCCACATGGAGCCGTTCTTCATCGAGCTGCTGCCCGAGTCGGCCCGGGACGAATCCCTGTCCTCCCACGAGGGCGAGGAGTTCATCGTGGTCCATTCCGGTAAGTTGCGGGTTCGCTACGCCCAGGAGGAGAAGATCCTCGAAGCGGGCGACTCCGTCTATTTCAACTCCATCGTGCCCCACAACGTGGCCTGCGGCGGGGATGAAAAGGCCGAGATCTACGCGGTCCTGTATTTCCCGGAATAA
- a CDS encoding tetratricopeptide repeat protein, translated as MTPDDTLTLNFSLKGNSRATGAPKPSRTAGASRPRRTPADARAVKISGAFSTQETAMVGTGTTRRKTVQKSFWFAEEIEPAPDGDRMVRVQPLNTHNVPSGPKEDVPFPDFLARFSPEIEFYQAEVYPRMRELSDTLQRAEEQRGQGALYSAQFEFESALGLDEQNVRANFGLGLTYLARGDADKASDIFRRVVALDAAFSPEHKHLFNEFGINLRKSGLTDQAVTYYARALEITQDDENLFYNIARAHYERGDETECRKFLQQALELAPTMDVALQFLDFLDNKAS; from the coding sequence GTGACCCCTGACGATACTCTGACACTAAACTTTTCCCTCAAGGGAAACAGCCGCGCCACGGGCGCTCCCAAGCCGTCCCGCACCGCAGGCGCGTCCAGGCCGCGGCGCACCCCGGCCGACGCCCGCGCGGTCAAGATCTCGGGCGCCTTCTCCACCCAGGAGACGGCCATGGTCGGCACCGGCACCACCCGGCGCAAGACCGTGCAGAAATCCTTCTGGTTCGCCGAGGAGATCGAGCCCGCCCCGGACGGGGACCGCATGGTCCGGGTCCAGCCTTTGAACACCCACAACGTCCCTTCCGGACCCAAGGAAGACGTCCCCTTTCCCGATTTTCTCGCCCGCTTCAGCCCCGAGATCGAATTCTACCAGGCCGAAGTCTACCCCCGTATGCGGGAGCTCTCGGACACCCTCCAACGGGCCGAGGAGCAGCGCGGCCAGGGGGCCCTCTACTCCGCCCAGTTCGAGTTCGAATCCGCCCTGGGGCTGGACGAACAGAACGTCCGGGCCAATTTCGGCCTGGGTCTGACCTACCTGGCCCGGGGCGATGCGGACAAGGCAAGCGACATCTTCCGGCGCGTGGTCGCCCTGGACGCCGCCTTTTCCCCGGAGCACAAGCACCTGTTCAACGAATTCGGGATCAACCTGCGCAAATCCGGGCTCACGGATCAGGCCGTGACCTACTACGCCCGGGCGCTCGAGATCACCCAGGACGACGAAAACCTGTTCTACAACATCGCCCGTGCCCACTATGAACGCGGCGACGAAACCGAATGCCGGAAGTTCCTGCAACAAGCTCTGGAACTGGCCCCGACCATGGACGTCGCCCTCCAATTCCTCGACTTTCTCGACAACAAGGCGAGCTGA
- a CDS encoding ABC transporter ATP-binding protein, with amino-acid sequence MSLALDRVSFAYPDGPVILKDASLTLAPGGYHLLRGPSGAGKSTLLRLLCRLEEAQGGTISFKGTPLRDIAPPELRRCVAYVQQLPSLLPGTVRDNLFLPFAFKANAGLTRPSDKEITAQLSVFLLEGITLESRADKLSVGQAQRICLIRSLLLSPEVILLDEPTASLDAHSAGVVLDRTRELAESGVTVVMISHSEDVPEGVTHFIALQDQGLVLS; translated from the coding sequence GTGTCTCTCGCCCTGGACAGGGTCTCCTTTGCCTATCCCGACGGCCCGGTCATCCTCAAGGACGCCTCCCTGACCCTTGCGCCCGGCGGCTATCATCTCCTGCGCGGCCCGTCCGGCGCGGGCAAGTCCACCCTGCTGCGCCTGCTCTGTCGCCTGGAGGAGGCCCAGGGCGGAACCATCTCCTTCAAGGGCACGCCCCTCCGCGACATCGCCCCGCCCGAGCTGCGCCGTTGCGTGGCCTATGTGCAGCAGTTGCCCTCGCTCCTGCCCGGCACGGTGCGCGACAATCTATTCCTGCCCTTCGCCTTCAAGGCCAACGCGGGCCTGACCCGGCCCTCCGACAAGGAGATCACGGCCCAGCTTTCGGTCTTCCTCCTGGAGGGCATCACCCTGGAATCCCGGGCCGACAAGCTGTCCGTGGGCCAGGCGCAGCGGATCTGCCTGATCCGTTCCCTGCTCCTGTCGCCCGAGGTCATCCTCCTGGACGAGCCCACCGCTTCCCTGGACGCCCACTCCGCCGGTGTGGTCCTGGACCGCACGCGGGAGCTGGCCGAAAGCGGCGTGACCGTCGTCATGATCTCCCATTCCGAAGACGTGCCCGAAGGCGTGACCCATTTCATTGCATTACAAGATCAAGGGCTGGTGCTGTCGTGA
- the fetB gene encoding iron export ABC transporter permease subunit FetB has protein sequence MTPHIIEIGPWQLVLCLGFVLLAGATSFVHKLGLGRDLAVGTVRTFVQLFLMGFVLKFVFEVRLAWLILLLFAFMVAAAVHTIRGRVKERTIPFAIPTFLSMLVSYALVSIVVTGVIVGAKPWWTPQYFIPLAGMIVGNSMNAISICLDRLFSDLKARRNEVEMRLALGADFREASRDILAGAVRAGMIPSINSLMAVGLVSLPGMMTGQILSGTDPLTAIRYQIVVMLMLVASTAVGAMIVTDLVRKRCFSKGQQLLLR, from the coding sequence GTGACCCCGCACATCATCGAAATCGGCCCATGGCAGCTCGTCCTCTGTCTTGGCTTCGTGCTCCTGGCGGGCGCGACCTCCTTCGTCCACAAGCTCGGCCTGGGCCGCGATCTGGCTGTGGGCACGGTGCGCACCTTCGTACAGCTCTTCCTCATGGGCTTCGTGCTCAAATTCGTCTTCGAGGTGCGCCTGGCTTGGCTGATCCTGCTGCTATTCGCCTTCATGGTCGCGGCCGCCGTGCATACCATCCGGGGCCGGGTCAAGGAACGGACCATCCCCTTCGCCATCCCCACGTTCCTGTCCATGCTTGTGTCCTACGCCCTGGTCTCCATAGTGGTCACCGGGGTCATCGTGGGAGCAAAGCCGTGGTGGACGCCGCAATATTTCATCCCCCTGGCGGGCATGATCGTGGGCAATTCCATGAACGCCATCTCCATCTGCCTGGACCGGCTTTTTTCGGACCTCAAGGCCCGCCGCAACGAGGTGGAGATGCGGCTTGCCCTGGGCGCGGACTTCCGGGAAGCGTCGCGGGACATTCTGGCCGGAGCCGTGCGGGCGGGCATGATCCCGTCCATCAACTCCCTCATGGCCGTGGGGTTGGTGTCGCTCCCCGGGATGATGACCGGCCAGATATTGTCCGGCACGGATCCGTTGACCGCCATCCGCTATCAGATCGTAGTCATGCTGATGCTAGTGGCGTCCACTGCCGTGGGGGCGATGATCGTCACGGATCTGGTGCGAAAGCGGTGTTTTTCCAAGGGGCAGCAATTGTTGCTCCGATAG
- a CDS encoding MFS transporter, whose product MPRESSRRAGSIGPDGPQVLRGPPRPTRDARPHCKRTPLIMPHFFRPGSKPSLPRSILTLGWVSFFTDVASEMVYPVVPLFLVSVLGAPATVLGAMEGAAEAVVCLMKGASGWQSDRMGRRTPFVRAGYGLGALSKPLLALAASWPVVFAARILDRSGKGLRTTARDAMIADAAPPAMAGRAYGFHRAMDTAGAIVGVLLSMGLLALLPGAYRTIFLLATLPSVVAVWFTFRLRDASPAPAASTSRRPFRESLRGLPRSYWRALVLLSLFALANSTDALLLLRTRDLGFSDLHVIGAYVLFNLVYAATAYPAGILSDRFGRWGLMLGGWTLYALTYFGFALSGPDWWIWVLFPVYGLYMGLTEGVGKALIAVGLPPERRGTAMGFFLMLTGLLSLVGNLAAGLAWDLIGPRAPFLMGGALALLAVVVALVLPRQRGNAA is encoded by the coding sequence ATGCCCCGGGAATCTTCGCGGCGCGCCGGGAGCATCGGCCCGGACGGCCCGCAAGTCCTGCGCGGCCCGCCGCGCCCGACCCGGGACGCGCGGCCCCATTGCAAACGGACGCCACTGATCATGCCGCATTTCTTCCGACCAGGGTCCAAACCCTCGCTTCCGCGATCCATCCTGACCCTGGGCTGGGTCAGCTTTTTCACCGACGTGGCCTCGGAAATGGTCTATCCGGTGGTCCCTCTGTTCCTGGTCTCGGTGCTCGGCGCTCCGGCGACGGTGCTCGGGGCCATGGAAGGCGCGGCCGAGGCCGTGGTCTGCCTGATGAAGGGAGCCTCCGGCTGGCAGAGCGACCGTATGGGGCGGCGCACGCCCTTCGTCCGCGCCGGATACGGTCTGGGCGCCCTGTCCAAGCCGCTGCTCGCCCTGGCCGCTTCCTGGCCCGTGGTCTTTGCCGCGCGTATTCTGGATCGGTCGGGCAAGGGGCTGCGCACCACGGCCCGGGACGCCATGATCGCGGACGCGGCGCCCCCGGCCATGGCCGGAAGGGCCTACGGGTTCCACCGCGCCATGGACACGGCCGGGGCCATCGTGGGCGTGTTGTTGTCCATGGGGCTTCTCGCACTGCTGCCCGGCGCGTATCGAACCATATTTCTGCTGGCCACCCTGCCGAGCGTGGTCGCGGTCTGGTTCACCTTCCGTCTCAGAGACGCCTCCCCCGCCCCGGCCGCTTCGACCTCGCGTCGCCCGTTCCGCGAGTCCCTGCGGGGGCTGCCCCGTTCCTACTGGCGTGCCCTGGTCCTGCTGTCCCTGTTTGCTCTGGCCAACAGCACGGACGCCCTGCTCCTGCTGCGGACCCGCGATCTGGGATTCAGCGACCTGCACGTCATCGGGGCCTATGTCCTGTTCAATCTGGTCTATGCGGCCACGGCCTATCCGGCAGGCATTCTCAGCGACCGCTTCGGGCGGTGGGGTCTCATGCTCGGCGGATGGACCCTCTATGCCCTGACCTATTTCGGCTTCGCCCTGTCCGGGCCCGACTGGTGGATATGGGTGTTGTTTCCCGTTTACGGCCTGTACATGGGCCTGACCGAGGGCGTGGGCAAGGCCCTCATCGCCGTGGGGCTTCCTCCGGAGCGTCGGGGCACGGCCATGGGGTTCTTTCTTATGCTCACGGGGCTTCTTTCCCTGGTCGGGAATCTGGCGGCCGGACTCGCCTGGGATTTGATCGGGCCTCGAGCTCCGTTCCTGATGGGCGGGGCGCTTGCCCTGCTGGCCGTGGTTGTCGCTTTGGTTTTGCCCCGGCAACGGGGCAACGCGGCTTGA
- a CDS encoding THUMP domain-containing protein, protein MTKFSDTAPILVTCPRDMPEHLHGELTALGFAQAIPLDAGVEVRGTLNDCMRLNLWVRTGHRVLFELKRFRAFDADELYREAKRIPWEEYIPADGYFRVDASVRDTTVNDARFAGLRVKDAVADRFTERTGARPDSGPDTHGVCLFLHWRENRATLYLDTTGEPLPRRGYRKRPHKAPMQETLAAACILASNWPELARRGGHFIAPMCGSGTLAIEAALMAMNGAPGLLRDNFAFMRVIGFEPEAWDEMLGAAEDSEIPEIKGRIIATDHDPEAIEAARDNARLAGVGDFIEFSVCDFTRTEVPEGPGVVMLNPEYGMRLGDMAELKTVYRGIGDFFKQHCGGKTGFIFTGNMDLAKCVGLRTKRRRVFWNAKIECRLLEYELYEGTRKGGTD, encoded by the coding sequence ATGACGAAATTTTCCGATACGGCCCCGATCCTGGTCACCTGCCCCCGGGACATGCCCGAGCACCTGCACGGCGAACTGACCGCCCTCGGCTTTGCCCAGGCCATCCCCCTGGACGCGGGCGTGGAAGTGCGCGGCACGCTGAACGACTGCATGCGCCTGAACCTGTGGGTGCGCACGGGACACCGGGTGCTCTTTGAATTGAAACGGTTCCGGGCGTTCGACGCTGACGAGCTGTACCGCGAGGCCAAGCGTATCCCGTGGGAGGAATACATCCCGGCGGACGGGTATTTCCGAGTGGACGCGTCCGTCCGCGACACCACGGTCAACGATGCGCGCTTCGCCGGGCTGCGGGTCAAGGATGCCGTGGCCGACCGGTTCACCGAACGGACCGGCGCGCGGCCGGACTCCGGGCCGGACACCCACGGGGTCTGCCTGTTCCTGCACTGGCGCGAGAATCGGGCCACGCTCTATCTGGATACCACGGGCGAGCCCCTGCCCCGGCGCGGCTACCGCAAGCGCCCGCACAAGGCCCCCATGCAGGAGACCCTGGCCGCGGCCTGCATCCTGGCCTCGAACTGGCCCGAACTGGCTCGGCGGGGCGGGCACTTCATCGCGCCCATGTGCGGATCCGGAACCCTGGCTATCGAGGCCGCGCTCATGGCCATGAACGGCGCGCCGGGCCTGCTGCGCGACAATTTCGCCTTCATGCGCGTGATCGGCTTCGAGCCCGAGGCCTGGGACGAGATGCTCGGTGCAGCCGAGGACTCCGAAATCCCGGAGATCAAGGGCCGGATCATCGCCACGGACCACGACCCGGAGGCCATCGAGGCGGCCCGGGACAACGCCCGGCTGGCCGGGGTGGGCGACTTCATCGAATTTTCCGTCTGCGATTTCACACGGACCGAAGTGCCCGAGGGACCGGGCGTGGTCATGCTCAACCCGGAATACGGTATGCGCCTGGGCGATATGGCCGAACTGAAAACGGTCTACCGGGGCATCGGCGACTTCTTCAAGCAGCACTGCGGTGGCAAGACCGGTTTCATCTTCACCGGCAACATGGACCTGGCCAAATGCGTGGGCCTGCGCACCAAACGGCGGCGCGTCTTCTGGAACGCCAAGATCGAATGCAGGCTGCTGGAATACGAATTGTATGAAGGGACCCGCAAGGGCGGAACGGACTAG
- a CDS encoding DMT family transporter produces the protein MKESPNYTYVLLVLSMMLWGGTWVAGRVLAQSVHPMTAAVLRFGLASVILLYMCWRAEGRLPRLKRDQILPVVFLGATGVFAYSYFFFTGLQTIPAGRAALIVACTPVCIALLSAVFYGEKFGPLRILGGLISLVGVSVVIADGDPLALLAGGMNPGDFMILGCVVSWTAYTLGGRSVMKRLPPLSSVAWSSFTGTLMLLPVALNQGLIADLGRVRPVDWGCVVFLGFLATALAYYWYYRAINVIGASRAGIFINMVPAFAVLTGFLLLGEPIHLSLAVGGTMVITGVYLTNRA, from the coding sequence ATGAAGGAATCCCCGAATTACACTTACGTACTGCTCGTCCTGAGCATGATGTTGTGGGGCGGCACCTGGGTGGCCGGGCGGGTCCTGGCCCAGTCGGTGCATCCCATGACCGCCGCCGTGCTGCGTTTCGGTCTGGCCTCGGTCATCCTGCTGTACATGTGCTGGCGGGCCGAGGGACGATTGCCCAGGCTCAAGCGTGATCAGATTCTGCCGGTGGTCTTCCTGGGAGCCACCGGAGTCTTCGCCTACAGCTACTTCTTCTTCACCGGCCTGCAAACCATCCCGGCCGGGCGGGCCGCACTCATCGTGGCCTGCACGCCGGTGTGCATCGCCCTGCTCTCGGCCGTGTTCTACGGCGAAAAGTTCGGCCCGTTGCGCATCCTCGGAGGCCTGATTTCCCTGGTGGGCGTGTCCGTGGTCATCGCCGACGGCGACCCGCTGGCCCTGCTGGCCGGTGGCATGAACCCGGGTGATTTCATGATCCTCGGCTGCGTGGTCAGTTGGACCGCCTACACCTTGGGCGGACGCTCGGTCATGAAACGGCTGCCGCCGCTCTCGTCCGTGGCCTGGTCGAGCTTCACGGGCACCCTCATGCTCCTGCCCGTGGCCCTGAACCAGGGACTCATCGCGGACCTCGGCCGCGTCCGGCCCGTGGACTGGGGGTGCGTGGTCTTTCTCGGCTTTCTGGCCACGGCGCTGGCCTATTATTGGTACTACCGGGCCATCAACGTCATCGGCGCATCCCGGGCGGGCATATTCATCAACATGGTCCCGGCCTTTGCAGTGCTTACCGGCTTCCTGCTCCTGGGCGAGCCCATTCACCTTTCCCTGGCCGTGGGCGGAACCATGGTCATCACCGGCGTGTACCTGACCAACCGGGCCTGA
- a CDS encoding SlyX family protein, giving the protein MDDRIERLESLLALQDRTMEKLSDQLFDQQKQIDGLHRLVERLAQKIRALDEEMEHAGPVDVPPPHYNG; this is encoded by the coding sequence ATGGACGACAGAATCGAACGGTTGGAGAGCCTTCTCGCCCTTCAGGACCGAACCATGGAAAAATTGAGCGACCAGCTCTTTGACCAGCAAAAACAGATCGACGGCCTCCACCGGCTGGTGGAACGCCTGGCCCAAAAGATCCGCGCCCTGGACGAGGAGATGGAGCACGCCGGACCGGTGGACGTCCCGCCGCCCCACTACAACGGCTAA
- a CDS encoding cupin domain-containing protein, with translation MNGPSPREVIDLLGLTPHPEEGGWFRETHRVAETVPHGVLPGRYSGPRSMGSAIYYLLTRDTYSHMHCLQSDEIFHFYAGGPCEMLQLHPDGAGERLVLGNDLLGGQRPQILVPRGSWQGLRLLPDADFALMGCTVAPGFEYADYAHGDRAQLIARYPEFHDEITRLTIS, from the coding sequence ATGAACGGACCTTCTCCCCGCGAAGTCATTGACCTGCTCGGCCTGACGCCCCATCCCGAAGAAGGCGGCTGGTTCCGGGAAACCCACCGGGTCGCGGAAACCGTGCCGCACGGCGTCCTGCCCGGCCGCTACAGCGGACCTCGGTCGATGGGCTCGGCCATCTACTACCTGCTGACCCGGGACACGTATTCCCACATGCATTGCCTCCAGTCGGACGAAATTTTCCATTTCTACGCGGGCGGGCCGTGCGAAATGCTTCAACTCCACCCCGACGGCGCGGGTGAGCGCCTCGTCCTGGGCAACGACCTTCTTGGCGGCCAACGCCCGCAGATCCTGGTCCCGCGCGGGTCCTGGCAGGGATTGCGGCTGCTGCCGGACGCGGACTTCGCCCTCATGGGCTGCACCGTGGCCCCGGGCTTCGAGTACGCGGACTACGCCCACGGCGACCGGGCCCAACTGATCGCCCGCTATCCTGAATTCCACGACGAAATCACCCGCCTGACCATTTCATAG
- a CDS encoding tail fiber assembly protein, translated as MRMYAKVGTNEMLVGGDHPGDGWVAVTAMRPGDYYTVNGEGEWSQDSDLLSEAVRAERDRRLAACDWTQMPDAPLDDTARAAWTVYRQALRDVPQQEGFPWVVVWPVGPAG; from the coding sequence ATGCGCATGTATGCGAAGGTCGGCACAAATGAAATGCTGGTGGGCGGGGACCATCCCGGCGACGGGTGGGTAGCTGTAACGGCTATGCGCCCGGGTGACTACTACACCGTCAATGGTGAGGGCGAATGGTCGCAGGATTCCGATTTGCTGTCCGAAGCTGTCCGGGCCGAACGCGACCGCCGATTGGCCGCATGCGATTGGACGCAAATGCCTGACGCGCCCTTGGACGATACGGCCCGGGCAGCCTGGACGGTCTACCGCCAGGCCCTGCGCGACGTGCCCCAACAGGAGGGATTTCCGTGGGTGGTGGTGTGGCCGGTAGGGCCGGCGGGGTAG